The Phycisphaeraceae bacterium genome has a window encoding:
- the mfd gene encoding transcription-repair coupling factor, translating to MDVIERLRADDAVQRLASLTRRDGSLVVRGVTGSASVLIAAALQRIVNRPVLLVTAHLDEADEAADELASFGLPARRFPALETVPGESNVNLELLSERMRLVRAIVDGSAPPIIAAPVHALMQSVPDVEHVGRLDRTLRVGDTLDLREFFAWLERAGYRRVEVIDAPGDFAVRGGIIDLFAPGLEAPVRVDLFGDTVESMWDIDLETMGSDRRIEQAEIISATAEGVQTDEGTTSLLDLLPTETVIVLVEPVEAAEQARGYFERLTDPRGVFTHREVFAAMTRPGRTLIEMARLAPGGDPERTVDLPVESLPPFGEETRQGITDLVTLARDHDVIVFCQNEGEAQRFGELLSEHRGNREASDVMDRSAPSHIAVQVRYLHRGFVWRPGNTGHSTDARPIALVPYHELLHRFQARRRVRRMSVGRAIDTFLDVQVGDYVVHRDHGIARFVDFGPLEGAGVAPSAISTQHSARSTPQEYLTLEFASGARLHVPAIEIHHVQRYIGAFRGEPQLSTLGGKRWKRQKEQVAEAVRDLAEDMIRIQATREAMPGIRFPADTAWQREFEAAFPYPETEDQLAAIAAMKRDMGDERPMDRLVCGDVGFGKTEVAIRGAFKAVEFGKQVAVLVPTTVLAEQHEQTFRGRFADYPFRIESLSRFKTKKEQDAILREVASGRVDIIIGTHRLLSRDVRFADLGLVIIDEEQRFGVEHKNRLLQFRMTADVLTLSATPIPRTLHMSLLGLRDISSLTTPPADRRAIVTEVIPYDERRVKQALERELAREGQVFFVHNRIYNIEEVAEAVQRLVPDARIVIGHGQMAPRQLESVMLRFMRRQADILVSTTIIESGIDIPTANTMIINDADMFGLSELHQLRGRVGRYKHRAYCYLLLPNDRTVTETAVRRLRAIEDYSMLGAGFKIAMRDLEIRGAGNLLGAEQSGHISAVGYEMYCQLLQQAVEQLKQGRPVRRVETHIDLGVTGSLTRHYIPSDLRRLEAYRRLATVETAADLARFEHDLTTAYGDPPRAARTLIDLAALRVAAHEIGIVSIRRHEGDIIFRTARPGLLEERMTGIAGTLRLVGQPDANGLTEVYFRPPPAFLEPGTLLTLLLRRLKGEAGSATSSARAGAAVGSGSGAIARRDVATDRPRSVPSRHTPAP from the coding sequence ATGGATGTAATCGAACGACTCCGCGCCGACGACGCCGTGCAGCGGCTGGCGTCCCTCACCCGGAGAGACGGGTCGCTCGTCGTCCGGGGCGTCACGGGTTCGGCTTCGGTCCTGATAGCCGCGGCGCTGCAGCGCATCGTCAATCGCCCCGTGCTGCTGGTGACCGCCCATCTCGACGAGGCGGATGAGGCCGCAGACGAGCTCGCGTCGTTCGGCCTGCCGGCGCGGCGATTCCCCGCTCTTGAAACGGTTCCGGGGGAGTCGAACGTCAATCTCGAACTGCTCTCGGAGCGGATGCGCCTGGTGCGGGCGATCGTGGACGGTTCGGCGCCGCCGATCATCGCCGCGCCGGTTCACGCCCTCATGCAGTCGGTGCCGGATGTCGAGCACGTGGGCCGGCTGGATCGCACGCTGCGCGTGGGCGACACGCTCGATCTGCGGGAGTTCTTCGCCTGGCTGGAGCGGGCGGGCTACCGCCGCGTCGAAGTGATCGACGCGCCCGGCGACTTCGCGGTGCGCGGCGGCATCATCGACCTGTTCGCCCCCGGCCTCGAAGCGCCGGTGCGCGTGGACCTGTTCGGCGACACCGTCGAGTCGATGTGGGACATCGACCTGGAGACGATGGGCTCGGATCGGCGCATTGAGCAGGCCGAGATCATCTCCGCCACCGCGGAAGGCGTGCAGACCGATGAGGGTACGACTTCGCTGCTCGACCTGCTGCCGACCGAGACGGTGATCGTGCTCGTCGAGCCGGTCGAGGCCGCCGAGCAGGCGCGGGGATACTTCGAGCGACTCACCGACCCGCGCGGCGTGTTCACGCACCGCGAGGTCTTCGCCGCCATGACGCGTCCCGGGCGCACGCTCATCGAGATGGCCCGCCTGGCGCCGGGCGGTGACCCCGAGCGCACCGTGGATCTGCCGGTGGAATCGCTGCCGCCCTTCGGCGAGGAAACACGGCAGGGGATCACCGATCTGGTCACGCTCGCGCGCGATCACGACGTCATCGTGTTCTGCCAGAATGAAGGCGAAGCCCAGCGCTTCGGCGAGCTCTTGTCTGAACACCGTGGAAACCGTGAGGCATCCGATGTCATGGATCGCTCCGCACCATCTCACATCGCCGTGCAGGTGCGGTATCTCCACCGCGGCTTCGTGTGGAGGCCCGGTAATACGGGTCATTCGACCGACGCACGCCCCATCGCCCTCGTGCCCTACCACGAGCTGCTGCACCGCTTCCAGGCGCGGCGGCGCGTGCGGCGAATGTCCGTCGGACGGGCCATCGACACCTTCCTCGATGTGCAGGTCGGCGACTACGTGGTCCACCGCGACCACGGCATCGCGCGGTTCGTGGACTTCGGGCCGCTGGAAGGAGCGGGGGTGGCGCCGTCCGCCATCAGCACTCAGCACTCAGCACGCAGCACTCCCCAGGAGTATCTCACCCTCGAGTTCGCCTCCGGCGCGCGGTTGCACGTGCCCGCCATCGAGATTCATCACGTGCAGCGTTACATCGGGGCCTTCAGGGGCGAGCCGCAGCTTTCCACCCTGGGCGGCAAGCGCTGGAAGCGGCAGAAGGAGCAGGTCGCCGAGGCGGTGCGCGATCTCGCCGAGGACATGATCCGTATTCAGGCCACGCGCGAGGCGATGCCGGGCATCCGATTCCCCGCCGACACCGCGTGGCAGCGTGAGTTCGAGGCCGCGTTCCCCTACCCGGAGACCGAGGACCAGCTCGCCGCCATCGCCGCCATGAAGCGCGACATGGGCGACGAGCGTCCCATGGACCGCCTGGTATGCGGCGACGTGGGCTTCGGCAAGACCGAGGTCGCCATTCGCGGGGCGTTCAAGGCCGTCGAGTTCGGCAAGCAGGTCGCCGTGCTCGTGCCCACCACCGTGCTGGCCGAGCAGCACGAGCAGACGTTCCGCGGGCGCTTCGCCGACTATCCCTTCCGCATCGAGTCGCTCAGCCGCTTCAAGACGAAGAAGGAGCAGGACGCAATCCTCAGGGAAGTCGCCTCGGGTCGCGTGGACATCATCATCGGCACCCACCGCCTGCTGTCCAGAGACGTGCGCTTCGCCGACCTGGGGCTGGTCATCATCGACGAGGAGCAGCGCTTCGGCGTGGAGCACAAGAATCGCCTGCTGCAGTTCCGCATGACCGCCGATGTGCTCACGCTCTCCGCCACGCCCATTCCGCGCACGCTGCACATGTCGCTGCTGGGGCTGCGGGACATTTCATCGCTCACCACGCCGCCCGCCGACCGACGCGCCATCGTCACCGAGGTCATCCCCTACGACGAGCGCCGCGTGAAGCAGGCCCTGGAGCGCGAGCTCGCCCGCGAAGGCCAGGTCTTCTTCGTCCACAACCGCATTTACAACATCGAGGAAGTCGCCGAGGCCGTGCAGCGGCTCGTGCCCGACGCCCGCATCGTCATCGGCCACGGCCAGATGGCCCCGCGCCAGCTCGAGTCGGTCATGCTGCGGTTCATGCGGCGACAGGCGGACATCCTCGTCTCCACCACCATCATCGAGTCGGGGATCGACATTCCCACCGCCAACACGATGATCATCAACGACGCGGACATGTTCGGGCTCAGCGAACTTCACCAGCTGCGCGGCCGCGTGGGGCGATACAAGCACCGCGCCTACTGCTACCTGCTGCTCCCCAACGACCGCACGGTGACAGAAACCGCCGTGCGGCGGTTGCGCGCCATCGAGGACTACTCCATGCTCGGCGCGGGCTTCAAGATCGCCATGCGCGACCTGGAGATCCGCGGCGCGGGCAACCTGCTGGGCGCGGAGCAGTCAGGGCACATCTCCGCCGTGGGCTACGAGATGTACTGCCAGTTGCTGCAGCAGGCCGTCGAGCAGCTCAAGCAGGGACGCCCGGTGCGCCGCGTTGAGACGCACATCGATCTGGGCGTCACCGGCTCGCTCACCAGGCATTACATCCCGTCCGATCTGCGGCGGCTGGAGGCCTATCGACGACTGGCCACCGTCGAGACCGCCGCCGACCTGGCCCGCTTCGAGCACGACCTGACCACCGCCTACGGCGACCCGCCCCGCGCCGCCCGCACGCTGATCGACCTGGCCGCCCTGCGCGTGGCGGCGCACGAAATCGGCATCGTCTCCATCCGCCGCCACGAGGGCGACATCATCTTCCGAACCGCGCGGCCCGGGCTGCTGGAGGAGCGCATGACCGGCATCGCCGGGACGTTGCGCCTGGTGGGCCAGCCCGACGCGAACGGACTGACGGAGGTTTACTTTCGCCCGCCGCCGGCCTTCCTGGAACCGGGTACGCTTCTCACGCTGCTGCTGCGTCGGCTGAAGGGCGAGGCGGGTTCGGCCACATCATCCGCTCGTGCCGGCGCAGCCGTCGGCTCCGGGTCGGGCGCCATCGCGCGTCGAGACGTGGCGACGGACCGTCCGCGGAGCGTACCATCACGTCACACGCCCGCCCCGTGA
- a CDS encoding HlyD family efflux transporter periplasmic adaptor subunit — MPAVSRRVFTFAALPVLAAATLVLSGGVLPAQDSPAAPPTHTVARSGLKLSLSREARLESAVRHRLRVDTEAFGGSLDVTEVALRGGAVKKGDLILRFDPGKIDREIESATIALANAQRGHEFAQQEMSILSEGNAVRVERATAAKTAAEHAFEIFDKYEGTKMVRSSELRVQQQEFSLADQKEELAQLEKMYGGTNLASETKEIVLERSKRSIRMAEEWLQFSRQDLTVMREFTYPDRKQQVERDLRWASIELEHTLLNVKMAEANKRAQVEQSAVALRDARERVEKLQRDRERFDLKAPVDGVMTAVTLQPGDSIGARQVLAEIVDPARLQATFHAQPEDLRVLTLGTRVRVTLPAYPEVSLEGEVTDIATVGQPSGGGTVFPVTVKVSGSHPLARVGLHCSVAAERMVADALTIPARSVLTKNGKSTCHVLVNGKPEPREIVLGARQDDMVQVVSGLRDGDKVLLEAPKE, encoded by the coding sequence ATGCCCGCCGTGTCCCGTCGTGTTTTCACGTTTGCCGCCCTGCCTGTCCTTGCGGCCGCCACGCTGGTTCTGTCCGGCGGCGTGCTGCCGGCGCAGGACTCTCCGGCGGCTCCCCCCACGCACACCGTGGCGCGAAGCGGACTCAAACTCTCACTGTCCCGCGAGGCGCGGCTGGAATCCGCGGTGCGTCACCGGCTCCGCGTGGATACCGAAGCGTTTGGGGGGTCGCTTGACGTCACCGAGGTCGCCCTGCGGGGCGGCGCCGTCAAGAAGGGCGACCTGATCCTCCGCTTCGACCCCGGCAAGATCGATCGCGAGATCGAGTCGGCGACCATCGCGCTCGCCAACGCGCAGCGGGGGCACGAGTTCGCCCAGCAGGAAATGAGCATTCTCAGCGAAGGCAATGCCGTGCGCGTGGAGCGGGCCACCGCCGCCAAGACTGCGGCGGAGCACGCCTTTGAGATCTTCGACAAATACGAGGGGACAAAGATGGTCCGCTCCAGCGAGCTGCGCGTGCAGCAGCAGGAGTTCTCGCTTGCGGACCAGAAGGAGGAGCTGGCCCAGCTCGAGAAGATGTACGGCGGGACGAACCTCGCCTCGGAAACCAAGGAAATCGTGCTGGAGCGCAGCAAGCGGTCGATCCGCATGGCCGAGGAATGGCTGCAGTTCTCGCGACAGGATCTGACGGTGATGCGCGAGTTCACCTATCCAGACCGCAAGCAGCAGGTCGAGCGCGACCTGCGCTGGGCGTCGATCGAACTGGAGCACACGCTGCTCAACGTCAAGATGGCGGAGGCCAACAAGCGCGCCCAGGTGGAGCAGTCAGCAGTAGCGCTGCGCGACGCCAGGGAGCGCGTCGAGAAACTCCAGCGCGATCGTGAACGGTTCGACCTGAAAGCCCCGGTCGACGGCGTGATGACGGCGGTCACGCTTCAGCCGGGCGACTCCATCGGTGCGCGCCAGGTGCTGGCGGAGATCGTCGATCCCGCCAGGTTGCAGGCGACATTCCACGCCCAGCCGGAGGATCTGCGGGTGCTGACCCTTGGCACGCGCGTGCGCGTGACCCTGCCGGCCTATCCGGAAGTATCGCTGGAAGGTGAGGTGACGGATATCGCCACGGTCGGCCAGCCCTCCGGAGGCGGAACGGTCTTCCCGGTGACGGTGAAGGTCAGCGGGTCGCACCCTCTGGCCCGCGTCGGGCTTCACTGCTCTGTCGCGGCGGAGCGAATGGTCGCCGACGCCCTCACGATCCCCGCCAGGAGCGTGCTGACGAAGAACGGCAAGAGCACCTGCCACGTGCTGGTGAACGGGAAACCCGAGCCGCGTGAGATCGTGCTCGGGGCCAGGCAGGATGACATGGTGCAGGTGGTGTCCGGCCTGCGTGACGGCGACAAGGTGCTCCTCGAAGCACCGAAGGAATAA
- a CDS encoding FIST C-terminal domain-containing protein: MSATPARPDASTAAPLAAASAVSNHLDTRTAATEVAHAISESLGGPADLVFAFASYHHRAALPVAIPGPRGGGVGAGDILRRALLRNGEPDATSRSGVLLAVTAESVLGNDVELEGRAGLSVLALRMPGVRLHPFRLLPNDPSVNLNDAASIRALTGAGEDTRAIILFADPFSTPVAQLLPLMAACVPGVTIPIGGGLASGSSQPGMNVLVMNEQSQNVGLVGVSISGPVAIDWVVSQGCKPIGKPHVITKAEQNILIELGGRPALEVVRETAESLDEHDRELLSKGLFFGLVIDEYKSRFGRGDFLIRNVLGIDQNRGAIAVGELLKVGRTVQMHVRDAATATEDLQLLLDAQQLKDAPAGVLGFTCNGRGTRLFPEPHHDAAILRDRLGHAPLAGFFAGGEIGPIGGRSFLHGHTLSAAVFRPGSAG; encoded by the coding sequence ATGTCCGCCACGCCTGCTCGACCCGACGCCTCCACCGCCGCCCCTTTGGCCGCCGCCAGCGCGGTGAGCAATCACCTCGACACCCGCACCGCCGCCACCGAGGTGGCCCACGCGATCAGCGAATCGCTGGGCGGTCCGGCCGACCTCGTGTTCGCCTTCGCCAGCTACCACCACCGGGCCGCGTTGCCGGTGGCGATCCCCGGCCCGCGAGGCGGCGGCGTCGGCGCGGGGGACATCCTGAGGCGGGCGTTGCTGCGAAATGGTGAGCCCGACGCGACCTCCCGGTCCGGCGTACTGCTCGCCGTCACCGCCGAATCGGTGCTGGGCAACGACGTGGAGCTCGAAGGCCGCGCCGGGCTTTCGGTGCTCGCCCTGCGCATGCCGGGCGTGCGGCTCCACCCCTTCCGCCTGCTGCCCAACGACCCATCGGTCAACCTCAACGACGCCGCCTCCATTCGAGCCCTTACCGGCGCGGGGGAGGACACCCGCGCCATCATTCTCTTCGCCGATCCTTTCTCAACACCCGTCGCGCAGTTGCTGCCGCTCATGGCCGCGTGCGTGCCGGGCGTGACCATTCCCATCGGTGGCGGGCTGGCCTCCGGTTCCAGTCAGCCGGGCATGAACGTGCTGGTGATGAACGAGCAATCGCAGAACGTGGGGCTGGTGGGCGTGAGCATCTCCGGCCCGGTGGCCATCGACTGGGTGGTGAGCCAGGGGTGCAAGCCCATCGGCAAGCCGCACGTGATCACCAAGGCGGAGCAGAACATCCTCATCGAATTGGGCGGCCGCCCAGCGCTGGAGGTGGTGCGCGAAACCGCCGAATCGCTGGATGAGCATGACCGCGAATTGCTCAGCAAGGGGCTGTTCTTCGGTCTGGTGATCGACGAGTACAAGAGCCGCTTCGGACGGGGCGACTTCCTGATCCGCAACGTGCTGGGCATCGACCAGAACAGGGGCGCGATCGCGGTGGGCGAACTGCTGAAGGTCGGACGCACCGTACAGATGCACGTGCGCGACGCCGCCACCGCCACCGAGGATCTGCAACTGCTGCTGGACGCACAGCAACTCAAGGACGCCCCAGCGGGCGTGCTCGGCTTCACCTGCAACGGAAGAGGCACGCGCCTGTTCCCCGAGCCGCACCACGACGCGGCCATCCTGCGCGACCGGCTGGGCCACGCCCCGTTGGCCGGCTTCTTCGCGGGCGGCGAGATCGGGCCGATCGGCGGCCGATCATTTCTGCACGGGCACACGCTGAGCGCGGCGGTGTTCAGACCGGGTTCGGCGGGGTAA
- a CDS encoding SPFH domain-containing protein, whose product MGLLDKLRGELVDIVEWIDDTQHTLVWRFPRYHNQIKQGAKLIVRPGQMAIFVHQGKLADVFEPGTYELRTGNLPILSTLAGWKYGFDSPIKCEVYFVRTTQITDLKWGTPNPIMLRDPDFGPIRLRAFGTYALKARDPRALLKELVGTDGVFEADEVTELMRSVITSTFAEVLGKSQIAALDLAANYRSMSETLRKAVSERIDDEYGLDLPALFIVNISLPEEVEKALDTRSSMGVIGDMGKFQQFQMGKAMTLAAENPSGGGASEGMGLGMGFAMASQMMHGMGQAGAAAPPPVPGGAWHVAVNGATQGPFTPQQIAQGIAAGQITPGTLVWTAGMASWAPAGQTPALAGHFAGAAPPPPPPMG is encoded by the coding sequence ATGGGACTGCTCGACAAACTTCGCGGCGAACTGGTAGACATCGTCGAATGGATCGACGACACGCAGCACACGCTGGTGTGGCGTTTTCCGCGATACCACAACCAGATCAAGCAGGGCGCCAAGCTCATCGTTCGCCCGGGCCAGATGGCGATCTTCGTCCATCAGGGCAAGCTGGCGGACGTCTTTGAGCCGGGCACCTACGAGCTGCGCACCGGCAACCTGCCGATTCTCTCCACGCTGGCGGGCTGGAAGTACGGCTTCGACAGCCCCATCAAGTGCGAGGTCTACTTCGTCCGCACCACGCAGATCACCGATCTGAAGTGGGGCACACCCAACCCGATCATGCTGCGCGACCCGGACTTCGGACCGATCCGGCTTCGCGCTTTCGGCACCTATGCGCTCAAGGCCCGCGACCCTCGCGCCCTGCTGAAGGAGCTGGTCGGCACCGATGGCGTGTTCGAGGCCGATGAAGTCACCGAACTGATGCGCTCGGTCATCACCAGCACCTTCGCCGAGGTGCTGGGCAAGTCCCAGATCGCGGCGCTCGACCTGGCGGCCAACTACCGCTCCATGTCGGAGACGCTGCGCAAGGCGGTGTCGGAGCGCATCGACGATGAGTACGGGCTCGACCTGCCCGCGCTGTTCATCGTCAATATCTCACTGCCCGAGGAAGTGGAGAAGGCGCTCGACACCCGCTCCAGCATGGGCGTGATCGGCGACATGGGCAAGTTCCAGCAGTTCCAGATGGGCAAGGCCATGACGCTGGCGGCGGAGAACCCGTCCGGCGGCGGGGCCTCCGAGGGCATGGGGCTGGGCATGGGTTTCGCCATGGCCAGCCAGATGATGCACGGCATGGGCCAGGCGGGCGCGGCGGCGCCGCCTCCAGTTCCGGGCGGTGCGTGGCACGTGGCGGTGAACGGGGCGACGCAGGGGCCGTTCACACCTCAGCAGATCGCCCAGGGCATCGCCGCCGGGCAGATCACCCCGGGCACGCTGGTGTGGACCGCGGGCATGGCCTCGTGGGCGCCCGCGGGTCAGACGCCCGCGCTGGCGGGGCACTTCGCTGGCGCGGCGCCGCCCCCTCCGCCGCCGATGGGATAG
- a CDS encoding alpha/beta fold hydrolase, with amino-acid sequence MPPPPSATRSPLLVIGLVAVILALFAVTVYVGINRRDAYPGTPSPGGASSAANQAAVSRVGESTPATGSAALRLIDPRLGSVPVTAGTAMPSRVVLLVHGLDDPGWTWNAMIDELVRAGHIVVRFDYPNDQRIVRSARLLHQSLLDLAAAGVRNVDIVAHSMGGLVAREVLTHPDLYGGSGAGDASRPAIDRLIMLGTPNHGSELARLRGLGELGEHLSRLWNGERDLFRFLGDGRGGAGTDLLPDSEFLRVLNARPNPSHTRFSIIAGAVSPITDEVIDRWLDEAATALESDRLPAWVRERTGGASAALAREALRGTMKNLARGLGDGCVSVDSARLDGVEDFAIVPADHIGMIVNMLPRDAAPPAIPLVLQRLARDNPGGTGEGESRGDG; translated from the coding sequence ATGCCTCCACCTCCCTCCGCCACGCGCTCCCCTCTGCTGGTCATCGGGCTGGTGGCTGTGATTCTGGCCCTTTTCGCGGTCACGGTGTACGTGGGGATCAACCGCCGCGACGCCTATCCGGGCACGCCGAGTCCGGGCGGCGCATCGAGTGCGGCGAACCAGGCGGCGGTATCGCGAGTCGGAGAGAGTACGCCAGCAACCGGCTCCGCCGCGCTGCGATTGATTGACCCGCGCCTGGGCTCGGTTCCCGTGACGGCGGGCACGGCGATGCCCTCGCGCGTGGTGCTGCTCGTTCACGGGCTGGATGACCCCGGCTGGACGTGGAACGCCATGATCGACGAGTTGGTCCGGGCGGGCCACATCGTGGTGCGATTCGACTACCCCAACGATCAGCGCATCGTCCGTTCGGCGCGGCTGCTCCACCAGTCCCTGCTCGACCTGGCGGCGGCGGGCGTGCGAAACGTGGACATCGTGGCCCATTCGATGGGCGGGCTGGTGGCGCGCGAGGTGCTCACGCACCCGGACCTGTACGGCGGGTCCGGAGCGGGCGACGCCAGCCGACCCGCCATTGACCGGCTCATCATGCTGGGCACCCCCAATCACGGATCCGAACTGGCCCGTCTGCGCGGCCTCGGGGAACTGGGTGAGCACCTCTCGCGTCTGTGGAACGGCGAGCGCGATCTCTTCCGCTTCCTCGGCGATGGGCGGGGTGGCGCGGGCACGGATCTGCTGCCTGATTCGGAGTTCCTGCGGGTTCTCAACGCGCGACCGAACCCCTCGCACACACGGTTCTCGATCATCGCCGGGGCGGTCAGCCCGATCACCGATGAGGTCATCGACCGCTGGCTTGATGAGGCGGCGACGGCGCTGGAGTCCGATCGCCTGCCCGCGTGGGTGCGCGAACGGACCGGCGGGGCGTCCGCCGCGCTGGCCAGGGAGGCGCTCCGTGGCACGATGAAGAACCTGGCCCGCGGGCTGGGCGACGGCTGCGTCTCGGTGGATTCGGCCCGCCTGGATGGCGTGGAGGACTTCGCCATCGTGCCGGCCGATCACATCGGCATGATCGTGAACATGCTGCCCCGCGACGCGGCTCCGCCCGCGATTCCGCTGGTGCTTCAGCGGCTGGCGCGTGACAATCCGGGCGGGACCGGAGAAGGCGAATCACGTGGGGATGGCTGA